The sequence below is a genomic window from Dioscorea cayenensis subsp. rotundata cultivar TDr96_F1 unplaced genomic scaffold, TDr96_F1_v2_PseudoChromosome.rev07_lg8_w22 25.fasta BLBR01000214.1, whole genome shotgun sequence.
TCCTCCACACCACCTGCACATCCAATATTtccaatgatttaaaaaaattcaaactagataaaacaaaaattttgggAAACAAACATGAGAGTTACCAAGTGAAATTGCAAGGATTCCACTCATATGGTACTGTGATGTATACAAGTAATCAAGcatgttctttttcttcaacaTCTGATAACTCCTCCTTGGCTTTCACCAACATTAAATGCTCCACAATTTTTCCTGTCAATCCTGATGGAAATTAACACACAATGCCATCTCTtttcaccaaaaaaatatatacatatatatgtataccttTTCTTAGCAACTCCATTGACAACACCAACATCAGTGCTTTTGATGTGCAACCTCTGAATTGATCCtgagaaaagaaacaagaaacagATGAGAACAATTGGAAGCAAGAAGAAGGGAAGAGAGAAGGATCATACCATGGAGTGGCCTTGTTTTGGTGAATGGAGAGGGGGATTTGTGAGGAGAAAGGAGAGATGGGGAGAGAGTGTGGTGGGGGAGTGACATTGGAGGAGAGGGATTGCAAGTGTCAATGGAAGGCAAGGATTAGGGATTCAATTTTTTGTATATGTTCATGTGGAAGAAGACGATGGATTACTTGCAAGAAAGTTGTGGAGGTCATGTGATGTGGATTTGTGTGTTTGGTTTGTTCATGTGTTGTGGCATCATCAGATAaacttgtctttttttttaaatttaacaaatattttccttttccttctttttttttttcaaataactgATTTATATTTGgagttgaaaatttaaattatggttaataaatggttttaaaaaaatggaatttaggcctgatgaatatatacaaaaatattttattattaataaataatattgagaaGTATTAGTCAAttgttttcctttaaaaataGATTTGAAGGCACTTCACAAGACTAGAGCTTACAAGAAGTCAATTGTGAGGATGGAAAAACAGTGGATTGAAAAAATAGGTCAAAACAGGTTGCTAATATCTCATGAGTCTTAACAAACAAAACTGATGAACAGAACAGTCAAATTGAAATAAACCGCAATAAGTTTAGTATTTTAGGACAGTGAGGGATTGGATTCTACTTCTTTTCGTCCTTCTCGGCCTCTGCAGCTTTCTTCAACCTCGCACCGACTTGGCGCTTGTTCATCTGTTCGACGCGAAGCTTTCCGTAGGCACTGAATGATTTCATTTCCTCAGTCACCTTCACAAGCTCGACCGAAGGTTGCTCACGGACAATCGGCATGTATGTGCCTTGGACCTGAGTGGCGGTGGCAAGCTCCTCCGGTGCAGAATCACCAGACTGAAAAAGATATTTGAAGATGTTTATCAGTTTGGTAAATTTCATCAGCAATGCAAAAGTTTagagggaaagaaagaaaggaaccTTGAATTTGCAAGCACGTCTTGGGAAGATAACAAGTTTGGCCTTGTAAGTCTTCAGCCTCTGGACATTGGATTGAAGACCCTCCAGGGAGCGGTTCTTCCGGCGGTGATCAACCGCAATTCCAATAGTCGGTGCAAGCTTTTTCGGAATGCCAGCTGCCTGAAAGACAAAGCATGAATGTAGCATTTCATGATCCATGTAAAAAGATGAGGGAAGATCAACAGTTCATCTTTGAAATCAAGATTACCAGAAAGTAAACAGCAAAGAATTGCTGAAGCTTTAAATTTAGCTAACTCAAGTATTGTGAAAACACATCAGAGAaagaaacatttaaaaattagtgAACTTCTAAATGCTTTTCTCAATAGTTTTGTTTGTTAAAAGCTATACTTAAATGCTAAGTTAAAACTATTATTCATTGCTGTGTCTTTTACCTCCATGTTCTCCTAAACTAAACTACCACCAATCAATAGCCCTATTCAAAAACATCAAAGTTCTGAAAGGTTCTAACAATTGTAACTTCGTGGGGTACTTTCCTGACTGCCTACATGGTTTCCAAATAACAGATTTCAAAAGCAAATTACTTGTTATTTAAATGATTGAACGATATACATGGAAATAGAATAGTATATAGGATCTCAGAATTTGCTATGAAGGAAACATTTTTTTagatcagaaattaaaagcataagATTGTCATATTCATGTAAGGTTTAGTCctcatattaaaatataatgctTAGATTATTACCTTGAGTTCCTCAAGCGTAAATCCCCTGCCTGCCCTAGGTTTCATATTGTACTTCAGAGTCTGACATTGAACAATAGGCCGGAGTGGTCCAGCAGTTGGCCgtggaaaaaaatcttttacaGCTTTCTTTTTGTCTTGCTGCAAAAATTAATCACAAATGCATAAATGgacaaaattaaagttgagtatAAACTTACAATAACAAAAGATAAGCACATAGAAACCAATTGAAAATACAGACAGAGTACCAGTGCGTCTTCTGGTTTTGCGAGCAGGCTGGTTAAACCAAGTCTTAACATAGTTTTGCCAGTGCTTCTTGAAGTGCCCATTAGGCACAACGTTGTTATGCTTGACCATGACTACTCACCTGGAGATAAATATGGGAATAAGAGACATACAAGTTAAAAAAACCAGAAAAGGCAgtaagataatttaaaatctgTATTCCACAAGCACTGCAATAACTCATCTTCTATAAACATCATTGTTGTTACATTAAGATTATGACCATGCTCAACATACAGTGCTGTGCTCATATGCTGTTTTGAGCAAATTATATCaaggtaaaaaaatttaacttccCAAAAAgggcaaaaatttaaaaagaaaacagctctacaatataatatttcccaaaa
It includes:
- the LOC120253805 gene encoding 60S ribosomal protein L13-1-like is translated as MVKHNNVVPNGHFKKHWQNYVKTWFNQPARKTRRRTGTLSKAVKDFFPRPTAGPLRPIVQCQTLKYNMKPRAGRGFTLEELKAAGIPKKLAPTIGIAVDHRRKNRSLEGLQSNVQRLKTYKAKLVIFPRRACKFKSGDSAPEELATATQVQGTYMPIVREQPSVELVKVTEEMKSFSAYGKLRVEQMNKRQVGARLKKAAEAEKDEKK